The sequence below is a genomic window from Nicotiana tomentosiformis chromosome 6, ASM39032v3, whole genome shotgun sequence.
TGTAGTGGTAGACTAGTACAAATTTTCGAATTGGACTCTATTATGCATCTTACCGGGAAGCACCTCATATGGCACAATGAACCTTTCACTGGTCTTGTATACTACTTATGTAGCATTTCTTTGCTTGGAGATGGTTGCATATCCATTGGCAAAATTTGACGTCTTTGAAGTTTGAAGCTTATTATAGGGTAATTGGTCCGAGCCATACACGAATAGGATAAGTAATGACAGATTCAGTTATTTGACCCTAATCGCCACACACGTACGGATGAATAAGAAAGAAAGCCAAGACACATCCTATCACGCCCTCACAAAATTATGATTATGGGAATGACCGACTACATAACCATAATTGAGATTCTACTACCGACGTGTGCTCCATTAGTCATAAGAATAACCTAAAActttgataccaactttgtcatgACTTAATTTTGGATCATGACCGACGCTTAGAAGCAAGTGctcccaagtaagcctcatcagTAATTTATAGAAAATCGGATAGAGTTTCTCCTATTTTAGGACTATCCACAAATAAACATGTCTTAGAAATCAACAACACAACCAACCTATATCGACCAAACAAGTTATAATCCTCATTCACGAAGTATTTCCAACACAATAATACTAGCTTCATCTCCAAGTATTCGATAGAAAAGTCTAATACGAGTCACAAGTCTATATCAATAAAAGAATATTTATGACACTCATAAAAATGattatggagcgactctaagagttttAAGAAAGAgactataacaaataaataacaaTCTTTGCCCATGCGAATAAATGCAGGGCTCACCAGGAATTGCCAACTCGTGTCTTTAACTAATGGAATCCTCGCCTGCGTCTACTGCTGtctctgtaaaaataatagcaagAAGTGAATCgttagctcagtgagtaataatacTTAACCACAACTGTTTTTAATTAGGAACAAGTCAGAAACATGCTTGTATAATAATCACAAAATAAAATACTCTTTTTAAAACGGTAATAATAATCAGTCTCATCATGTGTTTCCTGTAACAAAATTAATTTAACAATTCACTAATAAACTCGGTAAATACTGTGTCATAGAAATCTTTATATTTGGGAGGTTTTCCAGAAAAGGATCATGTAATCTGTATCACTGTGTGGACCCCTTCGTAAAAGGATTCAAATATAACTGTAGGTCCCTACTCGAGGAAAAACTGTAattgtatgctagttctaccttccaaCTAGTGAGGGCTATAACTGTACTCAGTAATCGgtaaatacaaggtgcaccaTGTCTTACGTACCCGCCGTTAGCTACAGGATCTTTTAAAGTCTCCTCCCATTCATACTTTTCTTTGTAAACAGTAGATCTTCACATGGAAGCATTTTCAAACCAGTACAAGGCATTtcaattcttatcaaatcatgtaattcaaTTTCGGTAACAGTAATCATATCTCTAGTAACAGTAAAACATGTCTAGTAACAGTGAGAATATTTTGAATAACTGTAAACATCTCAAGTAAATTATtcagtaccatatcaagtaaaggacttgtcCTACATGCAATTTCAAATATTTGGTAAACACattttaatttcaaaataatgtataaaccatgcaggttgtgaaaacacaaattgcggtaagattatTACTCACAGTACCCGTGCCAAATATTGAACTTGTCACTTGAGAGCACTTGGTTCAACTTCTTCAACCACCTATATTATTACAAAACCAATCTATATATCAACTTCTGGAACTAGCAGCGTACGTAATTGGTCCAACCCTgtctaatttaattaattttcctATTTAATTCCTCTAGAATATGGATATTGATTATTTGTTAATCACTTAGGTAGTACTAAAAGGGATAGGAACCTAgtttatattttctttatttattgttataagTAGGCAAAAAAGTTTGTgtttcttgaaaaatcaatactTTTGTCTATTTCACGTAGTGCTTTGCAAGCACTCACAATCTCTCCAATAAAGTATCTAACATGATATTATTTAATTACTTAGAATGAAGGAATTGATCTTGCTCATGGGTATTCTTGTATCCAATTCAATTGAATATCAACTCACTATTTAACTCAACCAAAAATAGACTAAATATATCCATATCAATGGGATAACAAAATATACCTGAAAATTTGAAATGATAGTAGCTAGGAACAACAATCTTGCAGCACCAGATTGCTAGCCTCTTTCCtttgtctttttttcttttccgtTCTTTTCCATAGGTTCTTTCCCTTCCCCCAAATCCCTTTTGCTTTAGTCCTTAATCTatccaaaacaacttcatactataaatataaagtataaaaaactatttcgaacaacaaaattacgatctttgcaaaaaaatcaaaatgtcTACTCAAAACATCAACCCCAGCACGCGCCTCGGAAcacgacaaaaattataaaattcgaatacctattcaataacgagtccaaccatacaagaattactcaaatacaacttcaaatcacttttcaaatccctaattttagcctaagaagttttacaatttgttcttcaaattttcaactcaaataaataattaagtgatGAAATTAACAAttgattcatgtaatttaacaaaAAATGAGTTAGGATTTCATaccccaatgatttccttgaaaaaccCTGAAAAAtcatcacaaaccgagctctctaggtccaaaaatggattatgaaATTCAAACCCTCGAAGACccattttctgcccagcgatcctcgcttctgcgggccttGGGTCACACCTGCGACGCCGCGCTTGCgtaaaatccatcgcaggtgcagttccAACTTAATCCCTGAGGTTCTGCTTCTACGGACAATTGCTCGCACCTGCAAGCCCGCTTCTACAAAAAAATGACCGCATCTGTGGTCCTGCCCAAAGGCCCTTCCCAAATTCCGCTTATGCAAAAGAAGTGTTTGCGCCTGCGGTGGAGCACCTACGCCCAGGTGTCCGCACTTGTGAGCCCAGCCCCGAGCTTTCCTTTTCGCCTATGCGCTTCATTTTTCGCACtcgcgagtccgcacctgcagtCAATCCCtttgcaggtgcgatgacaccagcacGCCTGGGACTTCAGCAACATGAACAAGCAAAAATTTATTccggattcaatctgaatcacacccgaggcccacgggacccTATCCGAGTATACCAAGTTCTAAAACACATAACGACGTACTCAAGGTCAataatcacatcgaacaacattgattctacgaatcgcaacccaatttaagcctatgaaactatgaacttcagaattccaaaaactaatatcgattcataccaaaacaacttcgATTGACttgaaattttgcacacaagacataaatcACATGACTGACCTATGTCAACTCCGGAATCGAAATTTGACCCCTATacgataaagtcaactcccggtcaaattttccaaccttccaaaccttcaactttctaacttttgccaattcatgcCGAaccgacctacggacctccaaatcaacatccgaataTGCTCtgaagaccaaaatcaccatacgaagctattagaacTGTCTAAACTCTATTTCATAttcatctacataaaagtcaaactacggtcaactctatTCACTTAAAGCTCCAACTTAGGGATTATATgtcccattccactccgaaactcgcccgaaaccaaaaccaaaaattccCCGGCAAATCACATAACCTTAATATGACATAGATGAGGCAATACATtggggatcagggctaaaatacataaaacgaccggccaggtcattacaggcggatgtccagatattgatttggaggtccgtaggttgttttggcttgaattggcgaaagttgaaaagttgaaggtttggaaggttgagtggtttgaccgagagttgactttgttaataCCGGGATCAGATTTTGATTCCAGTAGCTGGAATAGGTCGGTTGTGTCacttaagacttgtgtgcaaaatttgaggtcaatcagagttggtttgataggtttcagtattggttttagaagtcggaaattcattagtttcgttaggcttgaattggggtgcgatttgtgatttttatgttgtttgaggagatttgaggcttcaactaagtttgtatcatgctttaggatgtgttggtatgtttggatggggttccgggggcctcgggtttgagtCGGATTGAATTCGAGTTGagaattggacttaggaaaaatgcTGGAGCTTCAGTTCTGATGCAATTGCACCTGTgaaggattttccgcaggtgcgatgctgcAGAAGCGGCCCAGGGGTCACAGATGCATGTTTGGCTAGGTTGCTGGtcggtcgcaggtgcgaggattatGCCGCGTgttgtttccgcagaagcggttgagGAGCTGGGATGTggagtctgcagaagcggacataGATGCGCAGAAGCACGTCCGTAGGTGCGATGGATGGTCCGCATAAGCGGAAGGCAACTGGGGAGCATGAGTCGCATACCTTATGAACAAGATGTTtcatccctaccttgatcagtttGTGGTGGTCTACCTAGATGACATAGTCATCTACAAAAACACCTTAGAGGAGCACATGGAACACTTAAGGAAGGTTTTCCAAGTCTTGCGGGAGAATGAGCTATACATCAAGAGGGAGAAATGCAAGTTTGCACAATCAAAGGTGCACTTCTTAGGCCATGTTATTAGCAATGGCGAGCTACACATGGACGAGGCTAAGGTACGTGCTATCCAGGAGTGGGAGGCACCTATAAAGGCAGCTAAATtgagatccttccttggccttgttAACTACTATCATCGGTTCATCAGTGGCTACTCAGCAAAGGCCGAACCATTGACTGAGTTGCTAAAGATAAACAAGCCATGGGTTTAGATGGAGCATTGTCAAAGGGCGTTTGAAGACCTCAAGGCAGCTGTAATAAAGGAGCCAGTCTTAGCATTACCTGACTTTGCCAAGAAATTTGAGGTGCATACAAATGCCTCAGATTTTGCCATTGtgggtgtcttgatgcaggataaGCATCCCATAGCATTTGAGAGCCACAAGCTAAATGAGACGGAGCATCGTTACACAGTGCAAGAGAAGGAGATGACTGCTATTGTGCATTGCCTTCGtacatggcgacattatttgcttGGGTCGAGGTTCGTGGTCAAGACCGACAATGTAGCTACTAGCTACTTTCAGATGCAGAAGAAGCTCACCCCAAAGTAGGATTTCTTGGCCGAATTTGATTATGTGTTGGAGTATAAGCCGGGCAAAGGTAACattgtagccgatgccttgagccggAAAGTCGAGCTTGCTGCAATCACTTCAACAAGAGGGGACATTCGTGAGGCTATAAAAGAAGGCATGCAATATGATCCATCAGCCAAACAACTTATCGAGTTAGCCAACTAGGGCAATACGAGACGTTTTTGGGTCGAAGATGACCTACTACTTACCACAGAACGGCGGGTCTATGTGCCTAAGTTTGGAGACATTAGACGGTGAATCATAAGGGAGAGTCATGACACAATGTGGGTTGGTCATCCAGGCCAACATCGCACTAGGGACTTGGTTGAGTCAGTCTACTATTGGGCACGCATGAGAGATGATATAGAGTGTTATGTGCAGACTTGTCTTGTCTGTCAATAGGACAAGGTTGAGCAACAAAAACCAGGAGGACGTTTGGAGCCACTACCAGTTGCAGAACGTCCATGGGAGAGCGTGACTATGGACTTTATCACTTGCCTACCAAAGTCCGACGATTATGGTACTATTATGGTGGTGGTGGATAGGCTTTCCAAATATGCTACCTT
It includes:
- the LOC138893907 gene encoding uncharacterized mitochondrial protein AtMg00860-like, encoding MFHPYLDQFVVVYLDDIVIYKNTLEEHMEHLRKVFQVLRENELYIKREKCKFAQSKVHFLGHVISNGELHMDEAKVRAIQEWEAPIKAAKLRSFLGLVNYYHRFISGYSAKAEPLTELLKINKPWV